The following proteins are encoded in a genomic region of Lachnospiraceae bacterium KM106-2:
- a CDS encoding lysophospholipase L2 → MHEKKSMRLRKKIGFCFLSFIALLLLWVASTFINFKESVPESRKTLTNTNKNYATYLSEDNYEEEMNQTVLPLLEAYKKSGTFQSNDKENLYYESYQVPDPKATVVISHGFTESSQHYKEVIYYFLNQNYSVFIMDHRGHGYSYRNVPDLCLVHTTDFHQYIRDFTSFIDNVVAKDTKEEPKLLYAHSMGGAIATGYLEEHQDFFTAAVLTTPMLDIKTGSFPKRLASAVANLYCMTGNGQNYLFGYYPFDGVSDMEHSSVDSKSRYDYYFEMVRNDNLLQTYGGSFSWLKSSIAITKELTKKENASKVKTPILMFEAENDTLVDSNGYYKFMKAAENVSLCYVPGSKHTLFKQSTKDLIPYFNQILKFYDKYDN, encoded by the coding sequence ATGCACGAAAAGAAATCAATGAGACTAAGAAAGAAAATTGGCTTCTGCTTCCTGTCTTTCATCGCTTTACTCCTATTATGGGTAGCATCCACCTTCATCAACTTTAAGGAATCAGTACCAGAAAGCCGTAAAACGTTAACAAACACAAATAAAAACTATGCAACTTATCTCTCCGAGGATAACTATGAAGAAGAAATGAACCAGACAGTTCTTCCACTTCTAGAAGCCTATAAAAAGTCAGGCACCTTCCAATCCAATGATAAAGAGAATCTGTATTACGAATCTTATCAAGTTCCGGATCCGAAAGCTACTGTCGTGATCTCACACGGCTTCACTGAAAGCTCACAGCATTATAAAGAGGTTATCTACTATTTCTTAAACCAGAACTACTCTGTCTTCATAATGGATCATCGTGGACATGGATATTCCTATCGCAATGTACCGGATCTATGTTTAGTACACACAACCGACTTTCATCAATACATTCGTGATTTCACGTCATTCATTGATAATGTGGTAGCAAAAGATACAAAAGAGGAACCGAAATTGCTTTATGCCCACTCTATGGGTGGTGCCATCGCAACTGGCTATCTAGAAGAACATCAAGATTTCTTTACTGCTGCCGTCTTAACAACACCAATGCTAGATATTAAAACCGGAAGCTTTCCAAAGCGTCTTGCAAGTGCTGTCGCAAATTTATATTGCATGACTGGAAACGGACAGAATTACTTATTTGGCTATTATCCATTTGATGGTGTATCGGATATGGAGCATAGTTCTGTCGATTCAAAAAGTCGCTACGATTACTATTTCGAAATGGTTCGTAACGATAATCTATTACAGACCTATGGAGGCTCATTCTCTTGGTTAAAATCATCAATTGCAATCACAAAAGAACTGACTAAGAAAGAGAATGCATCTAAAGTTAAGACACCGATTCTTATGTTTGAAGCGGAAAATGATACTTTAGTTGATTCCAATGGTTATTATAAGTTCATGAAAGCAGCCGAAAACGTATCTTTATGTTATGTTCCAGGCTCAAAACATACGCTCTTTAAGCAATCTACAAAAGATTTGATTCCATATTTTAATCAAATCCTCAAGTTTTATGACAAATATGATAACTAA
- a CDS encoding aspartate carbamoyltransferase regulatory chain yields MLNISGLNKGIVIDHIQAGGAMDIYHYLNLEKTECQVAIIKNAKSSKMGKKDMIKIEGSLNCDINVLAVLDPNISINIIENGKIVLKKNPELPLEVTNIIKCKNPRCITSVEQELPHTFKLTNPEKRIYRCIYCEQAFNRKHK; encoded by the coding sequence ATGTTAAATATCAGTGGTTTAAACAAAGGGATCGTTATCGATCATATCCAAGCCGGAGGCGCAATGGATATCTATCATTATTTAAACTTAGAAAAGACAGAATGTCAGGTTGCCATTATTAAAAACGCTAAAAGCAGCAAGATGGGCAAAAAGGATATGATAAAGATTGAAGGTTCTCTAAACTGCGACATCAATGTTTTAGCAGTATTAGATCCTAACATTTCCATCAATATTATTGAAAATGGAAAGATCGTCCTTAAGAAAAATCCAGAACTACCTCTTGAAGTAACGAATATCATTAAATGTAAAAATCCACGATGTATCACGAGTGTAGAACAAGAACTACCTCATACATTTAAATTGACAAATCCTGAGAAGCGAATTTATCGCTGTATCTATTGCGAGCAAGCATTTAATCGTAAACATAAATAA
- a CDS encoding aspartate carbamoyltransferase, whose amino-acid sequence MKHVISPLDLTTTELDEVLTLAEDIIADPKKYSNVCHGKKIATLFYEPSTRTRLSFEAAMLNLGGSVLGFSSADSSSAAKGESVADTIRVISSYADICAMRHPKEGAPLVAAKYSKIPVINAGDGGHNHPTQTLTDLLTIKNLKGRLDNLTIGLCGDLKFGRTVHSLINAMVRYPNIKFVMISPDELRIPNYIREEVLTDHNIPFKEVNVLEEVMPELDILYMTRVQKERFFNEEDYIRLKDSFILDADKMQYAKDDMIVMHPLPRVNEIATEVDNDPRAVYFTQAKFGVYARMALIMKLLEVEEC is encoded by the coding sequence ATGAAACACGTAATAAGTCCTTTAGATCTCACAACAACAGAATTAGATGAGGTCCTAACACTGGCGGAAGACATTATAGCCGATCCGAAAAAATATTCTAATGTATGTCATGGTAAAAAAATCGCTACATTATTCTACGAACCGAGTACTCGAACAAGATTAAGTTTTGAAGCTGCCATGTTGAATCTTGGTGGTAGTGTTCTTGGTTTCTCCTCTGCAGATTCTTCATCTGCTGCTAAAGGCGAAAGCGTCGCCGATACTATTCGTGTTATTTCTAGTTATGCTGATATTTGCGCAATGCGTCATCCAAAAGAGGGTGCTCCATTAGTTGCCGCAAAATATTCTAAAATTCCTGTCATTAATGCCGGTGACGGTGGTCACAATCATCCAACTCAAACCCTAACTGATCTATTAACAATTAAAAATTTAAAAGGTCGACTTGACAACTTAACCATTGGATTATGTGGTGATCTAAAATTTGGTCGAACCGTTCACTCTCTCATTAATGCAATGGTGCGTTATCCAAATATAAAATTCGTCATGATCTCACCTGATGAATTAAGAATCCCAAATTACATAAGGGAAGAAGTACTCACTGATCATAATATTCCATTTAAAGAAGTAAATGTATTAGAAGAAGTAATGCCAGAACTTGATATTTTATATATGACACGAGTTCAAAAAGAACGTTTCTTCAATGAAGAAGATTACATCCGATTAAAAGATTCCTTCATTTTAGATGCAGATAAGATGCAATATGCGAAAGATGATATGATCGTAATGCATCCTCTTCCTCGTGTTAACGAAATCGCAACGGAAGTAGATAATGACCCAAGAGCCGTATATTTTACTCAAGCTAAATTCGGCGTCTATGCCAGAATGGCTCTTATCATGAAGCTTTTGGAGGTGGAAGAATGTTAA
- a CDS encoding putative enzyme, whose protein sequence is MIKLFENGVYLLNGTEIVEDNAQAASAIQAKTGLAVTKKEAKAQTMAYSILDSHNTSGNMEQLKIKFDRLTSHDITFVGIIQTARASGLEKFPVPYVLTNCHNSLCAVGGTINEDDHMFGLSCAKKYGGIYVPPHQAVIHQFAREMLAGGGKMILGSDSHTRYGALGTMAMGEGGPEIVKQLLSKTYDINMPEVVGVYLTGNPQKGVGPQDIALAIIGAVFKNGYVKNKVMEFVGDGVHNLSVDYRIGVDVMTTETTCLSSIWSTDDKVKEFYEIHGRTEEYKELNPGKTAYYDGMVYVDLSEIKPMIAMPFHPSNVYSIEELNANLYDILDDVEKKAKVSLDGAKINYTLKDKVHNGKLYIEQGVIAGCAGGGFENICDAADILNGKFIGNDAFSLSIYPASQPIFMELVKNGRIATLMQTGATIRTAFCGPCFGAGDVPANNGLSVRHSTRNFPNREGSKITKGQVASVALMDARSIAATAANKGYLTPATDVDVNFSKPKYFFDKTIYENRVFNGVGKADPSHEIQFGPNITDWPEMSELTDDLMLKVVSEIHDPVTTTDELIPSGETSSFRSNPLGLAEFTLSRKDPAYVGRAKEVQKAEKARLAGESIKDANEEVAQAFDKINQVITVDPTRTEIGSTIYAVKPGDGSAREQAASCQKVLGGLANIAKEYATKRYRSNLINWGMVPFIYEEEIPFKNGDFIFIKDVKKAIATKQSEMKAYVISDEVKEFTLKIGDLTDDEREIIENGCLINYYRAQNRK, encoded by the coding sequence ATGATAAAGTTATTTGAAAATGGTGTATATTTATTAAATGGTACAGAAATTGTCGAAGATAATGCGCAAGCAGCTTCCGCCATTCAAGCCAAAACTGGTTTAGCCGTGACGAAAAAAGAAGCGAAAGCTCAGACGATGGCGTATTCGATTTTAGACAGTCACAATACATCTGGTAATATGGAACAACTAAAGATTAAGTTTGACAGATTGACATCACATGATATTACATTTGTAGGTATTATTCAAACTGCACGTGCTTCAGGTCTGGAGAAATTCCCGGTTCCTTATGTACTGACTAACTGTCATAACAGTCTATGTGCTGTAGGAGGAACGATCAATGAGGATGATCACATGTTTGGCCTGTCTTGTGCAAAAAAATATGGCGGAATTTATGTACCACCTCATCAAGCGGTAATTCATCAGTTCGCTCGAGAGATGCTTGCCGGTGGTGGAAAGATGATCTTAGGAAGTGACAGTCATACTCGTTATGGTGCTTTAGGAACAATGGCAATGGGGGAAGGCGGTCCTGAAATCGTAAAGCAGTTATTATCTAAGACCTACGATATCAATATGCCAGAGGTAGTCGGTGTTTATTTGACAGGTAATCCACAAAAAGGAGTCGGCCCTCAGGATATTGCATTAGCCATTATCGGAGCTGTGTTCAAAAATGGATATGTAAAGAACAAAGTAATGGAATTTGTAGGAGATGGCGTACATAATTTAAGCGTAGATTACCGTATTGGCGTCGACGTTATGACAACAGAGACAACATGTCTTTCTTCCATCTGGTCAACAGATGATAAAGTAAAGGAATTTTATGAGATTCATGGAAGAACAGAAGAATATAAAGAATTAAATCCAGGAAAGACAGCTTATTATGACGGTATGGTTTATGTAGACTTAAGTGAGATCAAACCAATGATCGCAATGCCATTCCATCCTAGCAATGTTTACAGTATTGAAGAGTTAAATGCTAACCTTTACGATATATTAGACGATGTAGAAAAGAAAGCAAAAGTAAGCCTTGATGGCGCTAAGATCAACTACACGTTAAAAGATAAAGTACATAATGGAAAACTATATATCGAACAAGGTGTTATTGCAGGATGCGCCGGTGGCGGATTTGAAAATATCTGTGATGCAGCTGATATTTTAAATGGCAAATTCATTGGAAATGATGCGTTCTCACTGAGCATCTATCCAGCATCTCAGCCAATTTTCATGGAGTTGGTAAAGAATGGCCGTATTGCTACCTTGATGCAGACAGGTGCAACGATCCGTACCGCTTTTTGTGGTCCTTGCTTTGGAGCTGGTGATGTACCGGCAAATAATGGATTAAGTGTACGTCACTCAACAAGAAACTTCCCTAACCGTGAAGGTTCTAAGATTACAAAAGGTCAAGTTGCTTCCGTTGCATTAATGGATGCTAGGAGTATTGCAGCAACTGCAGCCAATAAAGGATATTTAACACCTGCAACCGATGTAGATGTAAACTTTTCAAAGCCAAAATATTTCTTTGACAAGACAATTTATGAAAATCGTGTCTTTAACGGAGTTGGAAAAGCGGATCCATCTCATGAAATCCAATTTGGACCTAATATTACGGATTGGCCAGAGATGTCAGAACTAACGGATGATTTAATGTTAAAGGTAGTATCAGAGATCCACGATCCTGTTACAACTACGGATGAATTGATCCCTTCAGGTGAGACTTCTTCCTTCCGTTCTAATCCACTTGGATTAGCAGAATTCACCTTATCAAGAAAAGATCCTGCTTATGTGGGACGTGCAAAAGAAGTACAGAAAGCAGAAAAGGCAAGACTTGCAGGTGAGAGTATTAAAGATGCAAACGAAGAAGTTGCACAGGCATTTGATAAGATCAATCAGGTGATTACAGTTGATCCAACGAGGACTGAAATCGGCAGCACGATCTATGCTGTGAAACCGGGAGATGGTTCTGCTCGTGAGCAGGCAGCCAGCTGCCAGAAAGTTCTTGGTGGACTTGCTAATATCGCGAAAGAGTATGCAACAAAGCGTTATCGTTCTAATCTGATCAACTGGGGTATGGTACCATTTATTTATGAAGAAGAGATTCCATTTAAGAATGGAGATTTTATCTTCATTAAAGATGTAAAGAAAGCCATTGCAACTAAACAATCGGAGATGAAAGCATATGTCATCAGCGATGAAGTAAAAGAGTTTACGTTAAAGATCGGCGATCTGACAGATGATGAAAGAGAGATCATTGAAAATGGCTGTCTGATCAATTATTATCGAGCACAGAACAGAAAATAA
- a CDS encoding methionyl-tRNA synthetase, giving the protein MISKRLMPGERPVFPKKAVVTAGMPYGNKNLHFGHVGGMFVHADIFARFLRDRIGKENVIFVSGTDCYGSPILESYRKLKEEGYEGTLQDYVMKNHNSQKDTLDKYEMSLNLFGASALGRTGEIHQQVSNEVFNDLYEHGYIRKDSTPQFYDDELGIYLNGRQVVGKCPIAGCTSEHAYADECSLGHQYMPSELINPVSVLSGKKPSYRDVTNWYFVLDECIDELKEQLDFLKRNTNTRKYQLNIIDEFLKKPLVYVPRKYIEDLAELEAKLPAHTTIDEEKKKSITFEFESLEVRDEAKRVLDELGIHFTAGKTLVPFRLSGNVEWGAKVPDKEDMKDLTFWVWPESLWAPISFTRAYLESIGHDQKEWSEWWNGEDSLVYQFIGEDNIYFYSIAEMGMFLSLSKGDMPISLPHIVPNRHILFMDKKASSSSEVKPPMADELLQYYTPEQLRMHFMSLGLSSKSTGFKPQVYMKEEERVGVDMVLKDGNLLTNVFNRLIRSCFYTAQQHYDGKIPTGTVSEKILKLAEEKVLEYERQMYNQEFHRISYVLDEYIREVNKYWANQIRVADKEDNDELRKQTLLDCFYACKVMAVLVHPIAPNGCEMFREYLNVDESMWNWDHIFEPIEFYTGDLSKHEMKFLEPRVDFFSKLESQY; this is encoded by the coding sequence ATGATATCAAAAAGATTAATGCCGGGAGAACGTCCTGTTTTTCCGAAAAAAGCAGTTGTAACAGCAGGAATGCCTTATGGCAATAAGAACCTACATTTTGGACATGTAGGCGGTATGTTTGTACATGCCGATATTTTTGCTAGATTTTTAAGAGATCGCATTGGAAAAGAAAATGTTATCTTTGTATCTGGAACAGATTGTTACGGTTCTCCAATCTTAGAGAGCTATCGTAAGCTAAAAGAAGAAGGATACGAAGGAACACTTCAAGATTATGTAATGAAAAATCATAATAGTCAAAAAGATACACTTGATAAATATGAAATGAGCTTAAATTTATTTGGTGCATCTGCATTAGGCCGTACCGGTGAAATTCATCAGCAAGTTTCTAATGAAGTATTTAATGATCTTTATGAACATGGATATATTAGAAAAGATTCTACACCACAATTTTATGATGATGAATTAGGAATTTACTTAAATGGCCGTCAGGTTGTAGGTAAATGTCCGATCGCAGGATGTACTTCCGAACACGCATATGCCGATGAATGTTCATTAGGACATCAATATATGCCAAGCGAACTGATCAATCCAGTATCTGTATTATCAGGAAAGAAACCATCTTATCGTGACGTTACAAACTGGTATTTCGTATTAGATGAATGTATCGATGAGTTAAAAGAACAATTAGATTTCTTAAAGAGAAATACAAATACTCGTAAATACCAATTAAATATCATTGATGAATTCTTAAAGAAACCTTTAGTATATGTACCAAGAAAATATATTGAAGATTTAGCTGAATTAGAAGCTAAATTACCAGCTCATACAACAATTGATGAAGAGAAAAAGAAATCGATCACATTTGAATTCGAATCATTAGAAGTCCGTGATGAAGCTAAGAGAGTATTAGATGAGTTAGGAATCCACTTTACAGCAGGTAAGACATTAGTACCGTTCCGTTTATCCGGTAATGTTGAATGGGGCGCAAAAGTACCTGATAAAGAAGATATGAAAGACTTAACATTCTGGGTTTGGCCAGAATCTTTATGGGCTCCAATTTCATTTACAAGAGCTTACTTAGAGTCAATCGGTCATGATCAAAAAGAATGGTCTGAATGGTGGAATGGAGAAGATTCTTTAGTATACCAATTCATCGGAGAAGATAATATCTATTTCTATTCGATCGCTGAAATGGGAATGTTCCTTTCTTTATCAAAAGGAGATATGCCAATTAGTCTTCCTCATATTGTTCCAAACCGTCATATCTTATTTATGGATAAGAAGGCAAGCAGCAGTTCAGAAGTGAAACCACCAATGGCTGATGAGCTATTACAATACTATACTCCAGAACAATTAAGAATGCATTTCATGAGTCTTGGTTTATCTTCCAAGAGTACAGGATTTAAGCCACAGGTTTACATGAAAGAGGAAGAACGTGTTGGCGTTGATATGGTATTAAAAGATGGAAACCTTTTAACAAATGTATTCAACCGTTTGATCCGTTCTTGTTTCTATACTGCACAACAACATTATGATGGTAAGATTCCAACAGGAACTGTTAGTGAAAAGATCTTAAAATTAGCAGAAGAAAAAGTATTAGAATATGAGCGTCAGATGTATAATCAAGAGTTCCATCGAATCTCTTATGTATTAGATGAATATATTCGTGAAGTTAATAAATACTGGGCAAATCAAATCCGTGTTGCAGATAAAGAAGATAATGATGAATTAAGAAAACAAACATTACTCGATTGCTTCTATGCATGTAAGGTTATGGCTGTTCTTGTTCATCCGATCGCTCCAAACGGATGTGAAATGTTCAGAGAATATTTAAATGTGGATGAGTCCATGTGGAACTGGGATCATATCTTTGAACCAATTGAATTCTATACAGGTGATCTTTCTAAACATGAAATGAAATTCTTAGAACCAAGAGTGGACTTCTTCTCTAAATTAGAAAGTCAATATTAA
- a CDS encoding ferredoxin, translating into MKAHVDQDTCISCGLCVSTCPEVYSFDDTEKAVAIEGDVPSDQEASAQDAADGCPVDAISTSA; encoded by the coding sequence ATGAAAGCACATGTAGATCAAGACACTTGTATTTCTTGTGGTCTTTGCGTTTCCACTTGTCCAGAAGTATATAGCTTCGACGATACAGAAAAAGCAGTCGCTATTGAAGGAGATGTCCCATCCGACCAAGAAGCTTCTGCACAAGATGCTGCAGATGGCTGTCCAGTTGATGCGATCAGTACTTCAGCATAA
- a CDS encoding N-acetylmuramoyl-L-alanine amidase — MAYKIYIDAGHGGYDMGASYNGRYEKDDNLNLAKAVGKELEDMGYEVGYTRSTDVYQSPNEKAEIANDNNADLFISIHRNTSPVPNTYQGVEILVFNKGDLKEDMAKKIADNLADVGFSNLGVDARKNLAVLRKTKMPALLIDVGFINTDYDNQLFDGNFERIVMAIAQGIDDAINQEQESEVKLSYRVQVGLFKNYNNAENLQELLVEKGYPAEIVELGGLSAVLVGSYATVQEAQRMEDELASAGYESIVIAL, encoded by the coding sequence GTGGCTTATAAAATCTATATTGATGCAGGTCATGGCGGATATGACATGGGTGCTTCCTATAATGGCCGATATGAGAAAGATGACAACTTGAATCTTGCGAAAGCAGTTGGGAAAGAATTAGAAGATATGGGATACGAGGTTGGATATACGAGATCGACTGATGTATATCAGAGTCCGAATGAAAAAGCAGAAATTGCCAATGATAATAATGCGGATTTGTTCATCTCTATACATCGTAATACGAGCCCGGTTCCAAATACTTATCAAGGCGTAGAAATTCTAGTTTTTAACAAAGGTGATTTAAAGGAGGACATGGCAAAGAAGATTGCTGATAATCTGGCAGATGTGGGGTTTTCAAATCTGGGAGTAGATGCAAGAAAGAATCTTGCCGTGTTGAGGAAAACGAAGATGCCGGCTTTGTTGATCGATGTTGGATTTATCAATACAGACTATGATAATCAATTGTTTGATGGTAATTTCGAACGGATCGTTATGGCAATTGCGCAAGGAATTGATGATGCCATTAATCAAGAGCAGGAAAGTGAGGTCAAATTGAGTTACCGAGTACAGGTGGGCTTATTTAAAAATTATAATAATGCAGAAAATCTTCAAGAACTTCTTGTAGAGAAAGGTTATCCAGCTGAGATTGTAGAATTAGGTGGCTTAAGTGCCGTACTGGTCGGTAGCTATGCAACCGTACAAGAAGCGCAGCGCATGGAAGATGAATTAGCGAGTGCAGGTTATGAATCAATTGTGATCGCATTATAG
- a CDS encoding methylenetetrahydrofolate dehydrogenase (NADP+): protein MDKIINGKKISQDIKDELKDKVAQLKEQGTEITLAVVQVGNDPASTVYVGNKKKACAYIGINSLSYELDENTSEEELLDLVKKLNEDKKVNGILVQLPLPKHINEDKVIKTISPAKDVDGFHPQSVGSLVIGEEGFVSCTPSGIIQLLKRSNVEIEGKSCVVIGRSNIVGKPMAILLLRENGTVTVAHSRTKDLKEVASRADILVVAIGKPKFINKEYVKDGAVVIDVGIHRDENNKLCGDVDYDDVIDKVSAITPVPGGVGPMTIAMLMHNCVEAALMQK, encoded by the coding sequence ATGGACAAAATTATCAATGGAAAGAAAATATCTCAGGATATTAAAGATGAATTAAAAGATAAAGTAGCTCAGTTAAAAGAACAAGGAACTGAAATTACATTAGCGGTTGTTCAAGTAGGCAATGATCCTGCAAGTACTGTTTATGTTGGAAATAAGAAAAAAGCATGTGCTTATATCGGAATCAATAGTCTATCTTATGAATTAGATGAAAATACTTCAGAAGAAGAACTTTTAGACTTAGTGAAGAAATTAAATGAAGATAAAAAGGTAAACGGAATCTTAGTTCAGTTACCATTACCAAAACATATCAATGAGGATAAGGTGATCAAGACAATCTCGCCTGCAAAAGACGTTGATGGATTCCATCCACAAAGCGTTGGATCTTTAGTGATCGGAGAAGAAGGATTTGTATCCTGTACTCCATCTGGAATCATTCAATTATTAAAACGTTCTAATGTTGAGATTGAAGGAAAAAGCTGTGTCGTAATCGGAAGAAGTAATATTGTTGGAAAACCAATGGCGATCTTGTTATTAAGAGAAAATGGAACCGTAACAGTAGCTCATTCCAGAACGAAGGATTTAAAGGAAGTTGCAAGCAGAGCAGATATTCTTGTTGTAGCAATTGGAAAACCAAAGTTTATCAATAAGGAATATGTTAAAGATGGTGCAGTAGTTATTGATGTTGGAATCCATAGAGATGAAAATAATAAACTATGTGGAGATGTCGATTATGATGATGTAATCGATAAAGTATCTGCGATAACACCAGTACCAGGCGGTGTAGGACCAATGACAATTGCTATGTTAATGCATAACTGTGTGGAAGCTGCTTTGATGCAAAAGTAA